The Vicia villosa cultivar HV-30 ecotype Madison, WI unplaced genomic scaffold, Vvil1.0 ctg.002607F_1_1, whole genome shotgun sequence DNA segment GGAGGAGTTGAAGAATTTGACATTAACGGAAATTGAAAAGATACTACAAGCAAATCGAAGAAGCCTCACTGACTTTAAACCAATTCCATATCCTGATGGATACGTTCTACAACAATTAGGGAATAGGCTGATTTATGATGAACGGAGTTATGATGTGCCTACAATGAGAACTCAATTTACGTCACTTTTCAATGCTCTGACAGGTTCGTTTCCAATACAACAATATCACTTGCCTCTCAGTGTTTTGGAGTCTCTTAAATTAATGTTCCTGCCAATCATTGTAGGTGAGCAAAGGTcaatatttgataaaattatgGCGTCTGTTCGAGATCAAAAGGGTGCTGTGTACTTCCTACATGGTTACGGTGGAACCGGTAAAACTTACATGTGGCGAACACTAGCAAGTGCATTGAGGTCCAAACATGACATATGTCTTACCGTGGCAACGAGTGGTATAGCTTCTTTATTATTGCCCGGTGGTAGAACGGCACATTCTAAATTCAAGATACCTGTCCCAACCATGGAGAATTCAACATGCAAGATTGACTATAATGACGACGTAGCAGAGCTATTACGACAAACAAAGCTTATTATCTGGGATGAAGCACCAATGGCACACAAACACGCTTTTGAAGCACTCGATCGAACTTTGAAGGACGTAATGTCTAAGTACGGTAATTCAGAGGAAATCTTTGGTGGAAAGGTTGTTGTGTTCGGAGGTGATTTTAGACAGATTTTGCCCGTTGTTCCTAGAGGTAGTCGTTCTGATATCGTACATTCTGCCATAAATGCTTCTTACATATGGCGTTCTGTCGAAGTTTTAACTTTAACACATAACATGCGGCTGCAATCCGGGCCAAATGAAGCTGAAAAACAGGAAATTGCTGACTTCTCAAAGTGGCTGTTGCAAATTGGTGAAGGCAAACTTTCTGAGCCAAATGATGGCTTCGCCGACATTCAAATGCCACCAGAACTGTTGATCACTGATTACACAGACCCAATCGTCGCCATCGTTAATAGTACTTATCCTGATTTTAGCTCAAATTACCTGTCTAACGACTACCTCAAAAGTAAGGCGATACTTGCTTCTACGTTGGAAGTTGTTGATAAAATCAACAATCACGTCCTTGATCTGATGCCAGGTTGTCAACATATTCCTATAATCGTCAAAATGTACTTTTCATCTATTACACTCACTAACAGTAAGATTTCTGTGATATTTAGGGGATACCAAGGATTACTACAGCTCAAACACTGTCGACAGATCTGAAATTCACGACACCAACGTAGTGGATATACTCACACCCGAGTTTCTCAGTTCGCTAACTACTTCAGGGTTACCTAACCACCTAATTAGATTGAAGGTAGGAACACCTGTTATGCTTATGCGTAACATAGATCAGTCGGAGGGTCTGTGCAACGGAACAAGGGTAATGATAACTAAGATGGGAAACCATGTCATCGAGGCGAAAATAATGGCTGGAAAAGGTTGTGGAAACTTGGTTTACATCCCTCGAATGGATATGTCTCCCTCGCAGTCTCCTTGGCCCTTCAAACTCAAACGGCGTCAATTTCCAATAATTGTCTCATATGCGATGACGATCAATAAATCTCAAGGACAATCTCTGGACACAGTAGGACTTTATTTGCCAAGAGACGTGTTTACTCATGGCCAAATCTATGTGGCACTGTCAAGGGTAACGACGAAGCAAGGAATCAAAATTTTGATATACGACGAAAGCGACAAATCGAAGTCTACTACTACAAATGTTGTGTATAAAGAGGTTTTCCACAATATATAATGTAATTCTAATATGATCAAGCTGATATGCCTTTAGCTCTGACATAAGAAGCAAACTTATTATATTTATGGACATAATTGTGTGAAATGTTTTCTGCAGACTAGGTGTTTATTGTGCCACGGGATAACAATGACAGGAATTCCCCAGCCATGCAAAAGAGGAACCAAAAATCGCCTCGATGACAGCAAGTCTGCAGATGTATTTTCACCTTTCAATGACTTGTCTGTGTAACAATGATTCTAAGCTACCATGTACTGTACCTTTTAGCTGGAAACTATATTATGAGAATCCAATCTTAATTTTTGCACTTCCATTAAGAAATCATACGTATagcaaatttaaatataataagaATAAATAACTTCATGCATATTTGTAGTACACATTCATCTTAAAAAACAGCATCAGTAGCACAATATCATGTTCTTTGGGTTCATATGACGAAATTAACCTCATGCAATTAAATACACATAACAAGTTTTGTCCGGGGAAGTAACATCTAACCTAAATCGGATCCTATCtccgcatttgaagttgttggacttgcaaaattcatcccatccatATCCTATCTTGCATCTGCGAGGATCTTCAATTTTTAAGGTAGACATGAACTTATTCTTCCCGTTGTCACCGCACAACACAATGTATTCATATGCATGATCTCTAAGGAAGATTGCAAAATCCTCCTGCAATTTCTACAAAAACAAATCTATAATAAGTGATTCATTTAATGGACAGATGtctttgaaagggtttgaaaatagagagAAAACTCAACTAATTTTGGAATATCAACACTGAACGGATGGAGATCTACGTCGAAAAAATATATGTCTCTGGAAAACACGTTTCTGCTATGAAAAGGCGGTAAATCTTGGGGTCTAGCCACCTCCTCAAATGATAAAATTGAAAAGTTGTTGTTACCATAATATCCAATCGTCAAAATAACATCCGATGGTAGATTGTAGTACGATTCCATACAAGGCCATCCACTGAGAACCAGTGGATGCATTTCAATCTGGTTGTAAATCAGTTCATGATGTACACCTTGGTTATTCATTATGGTCCACCTCTTAGAAATTTCATTACCGCTGTTTTTCACAAATGACGGTTGAATTTCCGGGTAGGACTGCAAAGCTCAAATACAAAGACAATATGTTATCAACAAATACACTATAATTTGTGATGCTGACTAAACAATACAAATGTATATCTATAAGTGCTGGAAAACAATATAATTTACAGAGATATTTGACTACACCTGTGACGATATCTTCGCGATCATAAAGTAATCTTTAAGTTCTGAGTGTTTCAAAATGCCGCATAGATCCATTTCAAAAATTATGATGTACAAAATCTGAGAAGCAAaaaatgatgaagtttgagagttgATGGTTTGTGACTCTATGAGGTTTCACTATGTTTGAAATGCATACATTGTGGTCTATTTATTCATCAAACAGACTGCAATGAAACGTGCTTCTTACACGCATTGCCACCAAATGGTCCAACTTATGCAGAGATTCTTTTGTCCTTATGCAGCAAGAGAAAGGAATATATTCCTTAGTCACATGTGCCTACTTTGAATACTTCCAGCAAGATGTCACTTCCAAACACCTTTATGTATCATAGCATGGTTGATAATATCATATAGTTGCCTTTTAAGTAACACTTGTGACTTTGTTTTATCCAAGGACCCACTTTTTAATATACTTATTTTCTGTCCACTATTTTCGTTTCAACCTATTGAACAATAATGCTTTTAATGTTTAAATGCCAATTGTAGTGCCATACTGATCCAGCagttttcattttaataaaaacatcaaatttgcAATCTTATAAAATGTTATATATTAAGTACAACGATTTGGATTGTGCCTTTTTGAGTTAAACATGTGTTACAATTACTATAACATAAATTCTAACATCGTACTAGCATACATCAAAAGGTTATATAGTTTAATCTTACATTTTAACCCATTCAAATGGTGTTATACTTCAGCATTTTCACAATGGGACACGGGTTCTGACACAACTACATCAAACTTTAACATTTTTCATCACAACCTGACTTAGCAAAACTAATACAGTCCTACACCTGCCTAATACAAAACATGCATAATAGTTACAAAATGGACTTCTTCGTCATAAATTGTGGATATTCAAAAGCATAATGTTTCAACTTGGAGACTTTTTGCGCTTCACTGTAACCAGCAATTGGTCACACTCAGGGAGTCTCAAACTGAATCCAATCCTGTCACCAACTTTTATCTTCCGGTTCCTTACAAATGTATACCATTCCTTGCATATATAACGCTCCGTTAAGGTTTTTCGTTTTGCCATGTGCAGAACACAGTTGTAGGACTTTCTACGATCTGAATCGTATAAAACAATTGATTCATGGCCGACCATGAGATGCTCTTGAACCACCTTCTGAGGGAATTGCTGCATTGACACCAAAGCAGTTGATCTCAATTTATATCCAAGACAGATGTAGAAAATGAAACATGTATAATTACACAATATGACTTACAAGGACATTCCTTCTTGCAACTCTACTAGACTTGATCTTCTTTCGCCATACAATTCTCCTGCCAACTGGACCAAGGTCAACTTCCCTAACCTCAAGGTCATCCCATATATCCTTCTTTGGTTTGTCAATGATTACCTTATCAGAACTGAAAcatataaaataacattttaaactaTCTCTACTATCTTCAATTGTTTTATATTGTAGATAGTTGTATGAAACGACAGCAGATGAAAATCGTTTAAAATGCAACATCCAAACCTGGACTCATCCTATGGTAAATCATTATCAAGTTCAGTTTGTTCCTATATCAATCTATTTTAactaaaacattaaaatataCAATACGAAATCTGTTTCTGTGTACTTACCCTTTTTTTCCGGTGGAGAGCATCGTAGCAGAAGAACTTGAAGTTTGGAATACCTTCTCTTTACCCTTACGCTTGGACGAAGATTCGATGGGTCCTTTAGATTTTTTCAACCTTTGCATGTCGACCGTAGCTCCTACACCGTCCAAGCTGTTTGTTAGCCCTGTAGCCGTTTCGCTCAGATATTGATACACATCGACTGGAAATGAGCCGAAGTTTGGTTGAGGAATCATGTTTTCTTCATCGGATGACATCTTCTTCTTTCGTAGTGCAAACGATTTCATGGGTTTTCCCGGACAAACTACAATAgtcaagagtgaatgtccaagGAAAAGCCCTAATTTGATTTACCCTACTGATTAATGGGCTGCAGGGACATTAACATTTAACTGATTCTTACCATGGCCCATTGCAACATAACTATATGGTGACATAAGTCCATTTCATTCTAGAAAATATTTCCgcttcaattattctttttattattattcaaaaTTTATTGTGTGGTAGTTTTATTacctattacacgacaacaaaaATGTTCTAttctcatttaattatttatctatACATAATGTAACTTTTTATTATCCATTTAGAGTTTGCGGAtctatttataacaatattttattattacaaaATCTTTGGAAATAAATAATAGTATATTTATGtcttattatttgttttta contains these protein-coding regions:
- the LOC131639367 gene encoding uncharacterized protein LOC131639367, with the translated sequence MESYYNLPSDVILTIGYYGNNNFSILSFEEVARPQDLPPFHSRNVFSRDIYFFDVDLHPFSVDIPKLKLQEDFAIFLRDHAYEYIVLCGDNGKNKFMSTLKIEDPRRCKIGYGWDEFCKSNNFKCGDRIRFRLDVTSPDKTCYVYLIA